A segment of the Echinicola strongylocentroti genome:
TGTGACCGATGAGGTAATTATGGAATATATTAAGAACCAAGACGTAGAGAAAGAGTCAGACGATGATTTCAAGATTAGCGATTCCTGAGTCGTCATTTGACGACTTTCCCACCAACCCACCAACATTTGTCGGTGGTAGTTTAGTAGACTGATCTTTCTCATTTAATACCTAAGTTCATAACTTGACGTTAACTCGGACCAAAATTCATTCTGAAGGTGGCTGTACAGAAACGCCATCCGATGGGGTGAATCAATTGCAAAAATAAATCGTTAACTTTAACGTGCAAAATTATGATAGATATGGACGTACAATCTGTTAAAATCGATCTTATCCACTGGCTTACCGAGCTTCAGGACAAGTCTGTCCTTAAAAAACTTCAAGGGTTAAAAGAACAGCAGGAAAGTTCTTTTGAATTAAGTGCAGAACAGAAGAAGGAACTGGACAGCAGGCTTGAGAAGTATGAAAACGGGGAAATGAGGTTCTCCTCATGGGAGACGGTAAAGGACAGGGTAAGAAAGCGTGCAAAAGATGCCCTATAACTATCGATTATCCGAAGAGGCGGAATCGGATGTTTACGACTCCTATCTTTGGTATGAAAAGCAAAAGGAAGGTTTGGGAGAGGATTTTTTGAATGCACTTGATGCAGTGGAACAAGCCATAACCGACAATCCGACAACTTATCGTAGCCGTTACAAAAAGAAAGTCAGGGCTTTTGTAGTAGACCGTTTTCCGTACCAGGTTTTGTATGTTGTCAATGGGAATGATATTGATGTCATATCCGTGTTCAACACAAATCAGCACCCCGAAAGGTGGAAAAAACGGGTGAAATAGCCCTGCTCTACAAAGTGACGTTTGGAGTAACGATGACGGTCACGGGTAAAGCGGCGTTCGTTATCATCATCCGGCCAAAAACCAAACCAGTATCCCGTTATTCCGACAGCTATGCTGCGGAATGGTGTAAGTGGAGTCTCCGACTCCAAACGAAACCAATGTGCCCCATGAGGAACTTTATCAGGAAGTAGTGGCGGAAGAGCCGGGATATTATTACATTTCTGCCACGGCAGACAAGTACCTAAGTAGCGACAGCAAGCGGCTTTCTGAGGCGTTTCCCGATAGTCATACGGGACAGGCTTTTGATGATTTTGAGGTGGAAGTATCCGAAGGTCCCGTGATTCAGATGACTGAGGGCAGAGCGTGAAGAATCAGTCCGGTGGACTGATTTAGCGAGGAGCCAGCTTGCAGGGGAGGAAATGGCCTTATCTCCCAAAACTGGGTCCGTGAAGGAGAAGCCTTCACCAAGGAACTGTTCCAGTCCAAGACCTTAGATGTAAAAACCGGTTGGTATGACTTCCATGCCAGACAGTATGATGCAGCAATTGGTGCGGTTTCTTATATATTTGAGGTTTACATACAGAGAGTTAGCAAGAGGCCTAAGAAGAGCTGTTTGGGGAATCCAATGGCTCCATGGCACATTGCTCACCTGGGAGTTCTACTTCGATGGTATGGTGGGAAAAGGGGTAATCCTTGAGGAGTTTTTTTAAGGCCTTCTTTAGTGCGAGCATTTCGTCAAGGCCCTGTACTTCTTTGAGCTTAATATGGGCAGTGAAGACGTGTTTTTCACCGTCCAGTGACCAGATGTGGACATGGTGCAGGGACTGGACATGGGGGAGTTGGAGTAACTTTTCTTTGATTTCTTTTTCATTGATTTCACTTGGGCTGGCCTGTAAGAAAATCATGAGTGTTTCCTTCAGCCTTTTGATGACATTCCAAAGGATATATAAGGTGATCAGAAGTGAAAGCACCGGGTCGATATAGGGAGTATCCACAAAAAGCATCACGATGGAAGCCACCAATACCGCAGCCCAGCCCAACACATCTTCAATAAGATGCCAAGAAATCACCTTTTCGTTTAGGGTTTTGCCATGGCTCAGGCGATAGGCTGCATAGCCGTTTACCAGCACTCCGATGATGGCAAAGACCAGCATGCCTTGTGCATCGGATGGTTCTGGGTGGATGATGCGAGTGACGGCTTCTTTGATGATAAAGACCGATCCGCCAAACAGGATAAGCCCATTGATCAGTGCGCCAAGAAGCGTGAACCTCTTATATCCAAAGGTGAAGGTTTTGGTCGCTTCTTTATCTGATTTGCGGGCAAGGTACCAAGAAAGTCCTAGTGATAAGCTATCTCCTAAATCATGCAAAGCATCCGATATGATCGCAATACTGTTGACGTACAGTCCTCCGAAAAACTCCAAAACAGTAAAGGCCAGATTAAGAAAAAAAGCCAGTTTGATGTTTTGGTGCCCATGGTGATGGTGATGATGCGACATACGGTGTTTCTTTTCATTGGTGCGCTACAAAACTAGCAGGAAATGGAGTTAACACAGTTGCAGAAAAGGAATTTGTACTATCTGGTAGGACAAAACCATCACCTCCCCAAGTTGTTGTAATACTTGATTTTTTCGTTGAGTATTTTAAAATCCAAGGTGCCCTTTGCCTCCTTGAGGTGCTCTACGATGGCCAAGGCTTTATTCAGTCGGCTGTTGCTGTTTTTTACCTTGGTGACGATATAGACCAAGCTTCTTTGCTTGCCCATGGTCAATGAGCGAAAATACTTGTTTCCTTCCTCATCTTGATCAAGGAGGACCTGAAGCTCCTCGGGCATGTCATGACCAAATTCAGATCGGTCTTTTTCGAGATTGATGGTCACCTTTTTCCCCTCTTGAATGCCCAGTTTTTCTCTCAGGGTGGTGTTGAGCAGGATAAACCAATAGGCCTTGCTTTTCATAAGCGCTGCATGAAATCGAATAGTCGCGATTTTACAGATTACCCGACGGTCATCTCCTTCTATAAAAGCAGTGGCGACATCATCTGGCACTGGCAAATGGTACTGCCAAAGATTGGAATCAAATTTTTCCAAGGTGGTACTGACGGTCTTCATGAGCGCTTGTTTTTAGTCAAAACGGCTGATTTTCCCAATGAGGTCAACCACTCGGTTCGCATAACCAGACTCATTATCATACCAACCGATGATTTTGATCAGCGCACCATTGGCCTCGGTGAGGCTGGCATCGAAAATACAGGAATGGGGGTTTCCGATGATGTCTACAGACACCAATGGGGCTTCCGTGTATTCAATATACCCCTTCATGCTCGAATTAGCGGCCTCAAGCATGGTTTTGTTGATTTCTTCTTTGGTGGTGGCTCTCTTTAGTAGCACATTCATTTCGGTGAGCGATCCATCAGGAACGGGCACTCGATAGGCCATGGCGTGGAGTTTTCCTTTGATCTGGGGAAGGACGAGCTCGACCGCTTTGGCGGCATTAGTGGTGGTGGGAATAATGGAGCAGGCAGCAGCACGTGCCCTTCTCAGGTCACGGTGTGGAGCATCTTGTAGGTTTTGGTCAGCCGTATAAGAATGTACCGTGGAGACAAAGCCTTTTTCAATACCAAAATGGTCTTCCAATACCTTGACCATAGGTGCCAGGCAGTTAGTGGTACAGGAGGCATTGGAGACAATCGGTTCGTTTCCTGTGAGGATGGCATCGTTCACACCGAGCACCACCGTGGGCACATCCCCCAAAGCAGGAGCAGAGATGATCACGCGTTTGGCACCGGCTTGAAGGTGGCCTTCTGCCTTTTTCTTTTCGACAAATCGCCCCGTACATTCGACCACGATGTCCACATCCAATTCTTTCCAAGGGAGTTTGCTGGGCGATTGCTTACCGTAGATTTGAATGGTTTTACCATCTATGAGAAGAGAATCGGGTTGGGGGGTGATTTCAGCCTGAAATTTCCCATGAACGGAATCGTACTTGAGCAAGTGCGCAAGGTTGGTGATGTCCATCAGGTCATTGATGGCCACTACGTTGATTTTTGGATGTTGCTGAAGTAGCTTAAATACATAGCGGCCGATCCGCCCGAAGCCATTGATGGCCACATTGACTTTAGTCATGCTCTTAACCTAATTTGGGTCCTTTATATATTATGGGAGGGTGAAATTACGAAAGAACCGTCATATTGACTACAAACCAATGGTGATTTGGAGGAGGTATTGTATTTAACCACATAGGAAGATAGAAAACATAGGTTTTTTGAATAATGATGGAACGCTGATAATGCAGGTTTTCACTGGTTTTTAAAAGAACCACATAGGAACATGAGGACACATAGAGGAGTTGGTATCCCTATGTTTTTATTGATGAGGCTAACCTCAAACCACCTCCCCAAGAGCGGCTATGATAATTGGAGGTGAGTTAAAAACTCAATTTTCGTGGTTCCGCAGCACAGCTGCTGTAACAACAGGCTCCTGCTGTGCCCTATGTGTCTATGTTGTTCAACTACATTTGGCAAAGCCCATAAAACGCCCAAGACTGATTTTTAAAAGAACCACATAAGAACATGAGGACACATAGCGCAGTGTGTACCCCTATGTTTTTTATTGATGAGGCTAACCTCAAACCATCTCCCCAAGAGCAGCTCTCATAAGTGGAGGTGAGTTAAAAACTCAATTTTTGTGGTTCCGCAGCACAGCTGCTGTAACAACAGGTTCCTACTGTGCCCTATGTGTCTATGTTGTTCAACTACATTTGGCAAAGCCCATAAAACGTCCAAGACTGGTTTTTAAAAGAACCACATAGGAACATGAGGACACATAGCGCAGTGGGTACCCCTATGTTTTTGATTGATGAGGCTAACCTCAAACCACCTCCCGAAGAGCAGCTCTCAAAGTGGAGGTGAGTTAAAAACTCAATTTTCGTGGTTCCGCAGCACAGCTGCTGTAACAACAGGATTCTGCTGTGCCCTATGTGTCTATATTGTTCAACTACATTAGCTGTTTTGGTTACTTCTTTTTTGGGATCTTGGAATAAGGGTTACAAAAGGCAAGTACATTCTTCTTCAGTACGGCTGGAATCGACTTTTACCTTGGTATGGGAAGTAGCTAAAGGCTTGGGGACATGCAGAGGGAGGCGGATTATGGCGATTTCCTTTAATATTGTAACTGGCCTAAGTTCTGTAATGCCAAGGCTTTTAAAGGCATAATCCACTTTTCCAGGGAATGTCATCATCAGCATTCCACATGTAATAATAGCAATCATTTTTAATTTATGGGTTCGTCTCATAATTCTTTCCTGTTCCAGGAATTTTAATAAAGAAAAATACAGGTTACCCTGTTGTGATTGATAATACTGTTGATCGTAATGTGATGTGTGTAGCTGTGTGAGAGTAAATATACTGCTATTCAGTGTTTTATGAAATACCGTGAAAGTGGTATTTTTTACTAATTATGATCAATTTGTCCATTATTGTAGTGATATTGATCTGGAGAGTAAGTGTGTGTTTACAAGTTGTTGATCATTAGAAGCTTACAAAAGTGTTGATAACGAGGTGCATAAATTGTTTAAAATGTTTGAAGTAAAGCCATTACATTTGTTGTTATGGCAGAGAGAAACACCGCAGGATGGGAGCGTAATCCGCTCCGGAGAAAGAATAACTTAGAGCAAAACATGGCAGGCGGCGTGGGAAAGATCCCACCCCAGGCCATTGATTTGGAAGAGGCTGTGCTTGGTGCTCTGATGCTGGAAAAAGAGGCC
Coding sequences within it:
- a CDS encoding addiction module protein, which translates into the protein MDVQSVKIDLIHWLTELQDKSVLKKLQGLKEQQESSFELSAEQKKELDSRLEKYENGEMRFSSWETVKDRVRKRAKDAL
- a CDS encoding type II toxin-antitoxin system RelE/ParE family toxin codes for the protein MPYNYRLSEEAESDVYDSYLWYEKQKEGLGEDFLNALDAVEQAITDNPTTYRSRYKKKVRAFVVDRFPYQVLYVVNGNDIDVISVFNTNQHPERWKKRVK
- a CDS encoding cation diffusion facilitator family transporter, with protein sequence MSHHHHHHGHQNIKLAFFLNLAFTVLEFFGGLYVNSIAIISDALHDLGDSLSLGLSWYLARKSDKEATKTFTFGYKRFTLLGALINGLILFGGSVFIIKEAVTRIIHPEPSDAQGMLVFAIIGVLVNGYAAYRLSHGKTLNEKVISWHLIEDVLGWAAVLVASIVMLFVDTPYIDPVLSLLITLYILWNVIKRLKETLMIFLQASPSEINEKEIKEKLLQLPHVQSLHHVHIWSLDGEKHVFTAHIKLKEVQGLDEMLALKKALKKLLKDYPFSHHTIEVELPGEQCAMEPLDSPNSSS
- a CDS encoding YdeI/OmpD-associated family protein produces the protein MKTVSTTLEKFDSNLWQYHLPVPDDVATAFIEGDDRRVICKIATIRFHAALMKSKAYWFILLNTTLREKLGIQEGKKVTINLEKDRSEFGHDMPEELQVLLDQDEEGNKYFRSLTMGKQRSLVYIVTKVKNSNSRLNKALAIVEHLKEAKGTLDFKILNEKIKYYNNLGR
- the gap gene encoding type I glyceraldehyde-3-phosphate dehydrogenase gives rise to the protein MTKVNVAINGFGRIGRYVFKLLQQHPKINVVAINDLMDITNLAHLLKYDSVHGKFQAEITPQPDSLLIDGKTIQIYGKQSPSKLPWKELDVDIVVECTGRFVEKKKAEGHLQAGAKRVIISAPALGDVPTVVLGVNDAILTGNEPIVSNASCTTNCLAPMVKVLEDHFGIEKGFVSTVHSYTADQNLQDAPHRDLRRARAAACSIIPTTTNAAKAVELVLPQIKGKLHAMAYRVPVPDGSLTEMNVLLKRATTKEEINKTMLEAANSSMKGYIEYTEAPLVSVDIIGNPHSCIFDASLTEANGALIKIIGWYDNESGYANRVVDLIGKISRFD